Proteins from a single region of Nomascus leucogenys isolate Asia chromosome 2, Asia_NLE_v1, whole genome shotgun sequence:
- the SPINK7 gene encoding serine protease inhibitor Kazal-type 7 translates to MKITEGLLLLCTVVYFCSSSEAASLSPKKVDCSIYKKYPVVAIPCPITYLPVCGSDYITYGNECHLCTESLKSNGRVQFLHDGNC, encoded by the exons ATGAAGATCACTGAGGGTCTCCTTCTGCTCTGTACAGTGGTCTATTTCTGTAGCAGCTCAG AAGCTGCtagtctgtctccaaaaaaa GTGGACTGCAGCATTTACAAGAAGTATCCAGTGGTGGCCATCCCCTGCCCCATCACATACCTGCCAGTCTGTGGTTCTGACTACATCACCTATGGGAATGAATGTCACTTGTGTACCGAGAGCTT GAAAAGTAATGGAAGAGTTCAGTTTCTTCACGATGGAAATTGCTAA